The Brevundimonas sp. SORGH_AS_0993 genome segment CGGCGGAGGCGGCTCGACCAGTTCGACCATCATGGGCAGGGTCTGCGGCGTCTCGACAATCGGCTCAGCACCGCCGTGCATCAGCAGCGCCAGCCCCAGATGCGCGGCCAGGATCGGCGTCGCCGCCAGCGCCCATCGCCGTGTCCGCGCCGGTCTCAATCGCCCATCCGTGATGTGGCCGGCAGCCTGTGTCGCATGGTCATCGCAACGAAACGCCTGTAAAAAATCACGACAGGCCGTTCAAAACATCCGCGCGCGTCAGGAAAGAGGCGCTGGGCCGAATACAACCGGGCGGCGTTTCAGATTTCATTGAGATCAGCCGGCCCGCCATCCGGCGCAGCCGTCGGCGGACCAACGCCGCGTCTCGCCCGTCGGTTCCATAATCTGAAAAGAATACGCGAAATCCGGGCGCCGGCTTATGGTCAAGCTGACATCTTCCCGCCCAAAGCACGTCATTACTCCGCCTTTCAGCCTACGCCATTTTCATCTGGCGCATGAACTGGGCGTGGCGCCCCCGGCAAGAAGGAGACAGAACTTGAGCAGATCGAAACTCAGGATGGCGGTCGTCGGCGGCGCCCTCATCGCCCTAGGCTTTGCGGCCAGCGGCTGCGCCAGCCATCGTTTCGTGCGTGATCAGGTCGAAGTCGTCGACAACCGCGTGACCCAAGTGGAAGGCACGGCAGGCCAGGCCCTGCAACGCGCCAACGACGCGCACAAACTGGCCGAGGGCAAGTTCCTCTATCAGGTCGTGCTGTCCGACGATTCCGTGAAATTCCCCACCGACGCGGCGGCCCTGTCGCCCGAGGCCGAGCAGCGCCTGGCCCAGTTCGCCCAGCGTTTGCAAAGCGAGAACCGCAACGTCTATCTGGAAATCCAGGGCTATACCGACGCCACCGGCACGCCCCAGCACAACGACCAGCTGGGCGAGCAGCGCGCCGAGGCCGTGCGCCGCTTCCTGAACCGTCAGGGCGTGGCCCTGAACCGCATGGCGACCATCTCCTATGGTCAGGAGCAGCCGGTCGCCTCCAACGACACGCCGGAAGGCCGTTCGCAGAACCGCCGCGTGACCATCGTGGTCCTGGCCTGATCGCCTCGACGTCGAACACCGGAACGGCGGCCGCCTTCGCAGCGGCCGCCGTTTTCGTCACTACAGCGTGTCCAGGAAGGCCGGCACGGCCTGCGTCGCCGGCCCGTAAACGCCTTCGTCGAACAGGCGCGCGCCGGACGTCGGCTCCAGATTGATCTCCACCGTCCGCGCCCCGGCATACCGCGCCGCCTGCACGAACCCCGCCGCCGGATAGACCGCGCCCGAGGTGCCGATGGAGACGAACAGGTCGCAAGCCTCCAGCGCCCGCTCGATCCGCGCCATGTCCAGCGGCATCTCGCCGAACCAGACGATGTGCGGCCTTATCCGCCCCTGCGGATGATGGGGCGAGGGCTGGTCCGCCGCCATGTCGCCCGGCCAGTCCATCACCACGCCCGAACGAGTGCAGCGGCCCTTCAGCAGTTCGCCATGCATGTGGATCAGGCCGAACCCGGCCGCCGGCGGCGTGTCGGCATGGGCCCGGTCATGCAGGTCGTCGACGTTCTGCGTCACCAGCAGGAAGTCCCCCTCCCACCGCGCCGCCAGATCGGCCAGCGCCCGGTGCGCCGCATTGGGCTGGACCTCAGCCAACTGCCGCCGCCGCCGATTGTAGAAGTCCTGCACCAGGGCCGGGTCGGCCGCATACCCCTCCGGCGTCGCCACATCCTCGATCCGATGCCCACACCACAAACCGTCCGACGCCCGAAAGGTCGGCACGCCGCTCTCGGCCGATATCCCGGCCCCGGTCAGGACGACGAGGTTCATTCCGGCGTTCTCCATTCCGGCGTTCTGCGGACGGGCGACAGCCGATCCTGCAGCCAGTCGATCATGGCGCGCACCTTGGGCGGGACGTGGCGGGGATGCGGATGGACGGCCCAGACGCCTTCGTCCGGCGGTCGGGCGTCGTCCAGCAGGGAGACGAGGGCGCCCGAGGCCAGGGCGTCCGTCACATAGAAGTCCGGCAACTGGCACAGGCCCAACCCCTGCAGCGCCGCATCCAGCACCGCCGCGCCCGAGTTGCAGCGCCAGCGGCCGCTGGGGCGCAGGGCCACTTCCCGCCCCGCCTCGGTGAAGCGCCAATGTTCGGCCGAGCCGAGCAGCCCGTCGTGGCTGGCGATCTCGGAAAGGTCGCGCGGCGCGCCTCGCTTCTCCAGATAGTCGGGGCTGGCGCACAGGATCAGCCGCCGCGAGGCCAGCCGCCGCGCCATCAGCCGCGAGTCGGTCAGATGGCCGAACCGCACCGCCAGGTCATAGCCGTCGCCGACCAGGTCTCGCAGCCGGTTGTCCAGGTCCAGGTCGATCCGCAGTTCCGGGTTCTGGCGGGCGAAGGCGTTGACGGCGGGGGCGACGAACCGCTCGCCATACGACACCGAACAGGTCATCCGCAGCAGGCCGCGCGGCGCCTGGTCGTCGGGCTGGACGGCGGCCAGGGCCTCGTCCCTTTCGTCGATCAGACGGCGGCAGCGGGCCAGGAAGTCGCGGCCCGCGTCTGTCAGCTCCACCCGGCGGGTCGTGCGGTGAAGCAGGCGGGTCTGA includes the following:
- a CDS encoding OmpA family protein, which translates into the protein MSRSKLRMAVVGGALIALGFAASGCASHRFVRDQVEVVDNRVTQVEGTAGQALQRANDAHKLAEGKFLYQVVLSDDSVKFPTDAAALSPEAEQRLAQFAQRLQSENRNVYLEIQGYTDATGTPQHNDQLGEQRAEAVRRFLNRQGVALNRMATISYGQEQPVASNDTPEGRSQNRRVTIVVLA
- a CDS encoding LysR family transcriptional regulator, with product MSSRWDGIDEFTAVAEQASFSSAARRLGLSTSAVSREIARLEDRLQTRLLHRTTRRVELTDAGRDFLARCRRLIDERDEALAAVQPDDQAPRGLLRMTCSVSYGERFVAPAVNAFARQNPELRIDLDLDNRLRDLVGDGYDLAVRFGHLTDSRLMARRLASRRLILCASPDYLEKRGAPRDLSEIASHDGLLGSAEHWRFTEAGREVALRPSGRWRCNSGAAVLDAALQGLGLCQLPDFYVTDALASGALVSLLDDARPPDEGVWAVHPHPRHVPPKVRAMIDWLQDRLSPVRRTPEWRTPE
- a CDS encoding NAD-dependent deacylase, with amino-acid sequence MNLVVLTGAGISAESGVPTFRASDGLWCGHRIEDVATPEGYAADPALVQDFYNRRRRQLAEVQPNAAHRALADLAARWEGDFLLVTQNVDDLHDRAHADTPPAAGFGLIHMHGELLKGRCTRSGVVMDWPGDMAADQPSPHHPQGRIRPHIVWFGEMPLDMARIERALEACDLFVSIGTSGAVYPAAGFVQAARYAGARTVEINLEPTSGARLFDEGVYGPATQAVPAFLDTL